From one Tsukamurella tyrosinosolvens genomic stretch:
- a CDS encoding nSTAND1 domain-containing NTPase, which translates to MTGTTPQNVISYLRSQGESVMSASSTVSDTAASDAINKFTHAEHLRSTVHADARGSISNNTPATTYTWQANPVKAPINHDTTKNILELEAEFPVASQHRRMLQSLGSQFFYSNIIRLKDGKRLAYALARFSGAIESAFGITREVMFFYTPYYDLQIRTFTKCKEVLAQLSKASREATPDLIFFSSPDDRLTIKLEDWSGIEFTAIPLAKDLSDEPIEIVRLLRDHVYARDLFYETTPVSGDRFFGRKSILQELKDDVINQRVSGVFGLRKSGKTSILQQLSGLIESESILPVFIDLEVLPSPPEDPTSTFVSNIAQKIAARLRQAQIPSVHIDDVMANPRPESLHLALSRVLENLAISQTRLVLLLDEIEFLTPTDQIDVAEGSFSGVAQTLGVLRSLVQETSNFTFILSGLTNEILENGRLYGRPNPLFSWAKARYIGPLSRSEADELATAVGAQMGIELEPGALAALYDGSGGHAYLYRNLASAVVSELPVITYRRIMRQSDVLRKLIPWKRSIAGNLDEIFGHLERYYPTEAVLLEMLVESSDEFATIASTEDRAIHHLASLGLLREHNGKFEGSSILDLR; encoded by the coding sequence ATGACCGGAACGACGCCTCAGAACGTAATTTCCTACCTCCGCTCGCAGGGAGAGTCTGTGATGTCGGCAAGTAGCACCGTTTCAGACACTGCAGCGTCGGATGCGATCAACAAATTTACTCATGCGGAACACTTGCGGTCAACAGTTCATGCCGACGCTCGCGGGTCGATTTCAAACAATACTCCGGCTACGACCTACACATGGCAAGCCAATCCCGTCAAAGCGCCCATCAATCACGACACCACGAAAAATATCCTGGAACTAGAAGCCGAGTTCCCTGTAGCCTCCCAGCACAGAAGGATGCTCCAGTCTCTTGGGTCGCAATTCTTCTATTCCAATATTATTCGCCTAAAAGACGGCAAGCGACTTGCGTACGCGCTGGCGAGATTCAGCGGCGCCATTGAGTCAGCGTTCGGAATTACGCGAGAAGTCATGTTCTTCTACACGCCATACTATGACCTCCAAATTCGAACATTCACCAAATGCAAAGAGGTTCTCGCGCAGCTATCGAAGGCCTCGCGCGAAGCCACTCCCGACCTAATATTTTTCAGCTCTCCCGACGATCGGCTTACAATCAAGCTTGAGGACTGGTCAGGAATAGAGTTTACCGCGATTCCTCTAGCAAAAGATCTGTCGGACGAACCGATCGAGATAGTCCGTCTCCTCCGAGACCACGTGTATGCTAGAGACCTGTTCTACGAGACGACACCCGTCAGCGGAGACCGATTCTTCGGGCGAAAGTCGATACTTCAGGAACTGAAGGACGACGTAATCAACCAGCGCGTGTCAGGGGTCTTCGGTCTCCGCAAGAGCGGCAAGACGAGTATCCTTCAACAGCTTTCAGGCCTCATTGAATCAGAATCGATACTTCCTGTCTTCATCGATCTCGAGGTCCTTCCCTCACCACCAGAAGACCCCACCTCAACGTTCGTATCGAATATTGCGCAGAAGATCGCCGCCCGCCTACGGCAAGCTCAGATACCTTCAGTCCACATCGACGATGTAATGGCAAATCCACGCCCTGAATCCCTACACCTCGCACTGTCCCGCGTGCTTGAGAACTTGGCAATATCCCAAACAAGACTCGTGCTACTGCTGGACGAGATCGAATTCCTTACGCCGACAGATCAGATTGACGTAGCCGAAGGCTCCTTCTCAGGAGTTGCGCAGACTCTTGGCGTCCTGCGCAGTCTAGTACAAGAAACAAGCAACTTCACCTTCATTCTGTCCGGACTGACAAACGAAATACTCGAGAACGGCCGCTTGTACGGCCGCCCGAACCCGCTATTCAGTTGGGCCAAGGCCCGCTACATAGGTCCGTTGTCTCGATCCGAAGCAGATGAGCTCGCTACTGCGGTTGGCGCACAGATGGGAATTGAGCTGGAGCCGGGAGCCCTCGCAGCGCTCTACGATGGATCCGGGGGACACGCATACCTTTATCGAAACCTTGCGTCCGCGGTCGTATCAGAACTTCCGGTCATAACTTATCGGCGAATAATGCGCCAATCAGACGTCCTACGAAAGCTCATTCCATGGAAACGATCTATCGCAGGCAATCTCGATGAGATATTCGGCCACCTAGAACGATACTATCCGACAGAGGCAGTACTTCTGGAAATGCTGGTCGAATCTTCAGACGAGTTCGCCACGATCGCTTCTACCGAAGACCGGGCAATTCATCACCTCGCGAGCCTGGGCCTTCTCAGAGAGCACAACGGCAAGTTCGAAGGCAGCTCAATATTGGATCTCCGATGA
- a CDS encoding SpoIID/LytB domain-containing protein produces the protein MPVWIDGGPRRSRRSRVARAALVAAVPVLAIGGVLAGTGALPETTLVDAPGDVAPGASGGHGRGMSQLGALTYAKQGWDAQRILAYYYPGTSLGTVHTGLPVTVRLSERNRVDVLAPAGALVGGKQVAPGQAVSIDGTTATIRQGCGGQVLGTVEAPDSTVGPLTADQGVPKDQVLRFCGDNAGYRGKLVARGGNVLNVVGIEDYVRSVVPVENSPGWADQGGVAALQAQAIAARSYVLVRGAERGETFDDTQASQVYGGVDKEDPRTDAVIVSTYGLVMAKDGRVFETEYGASRADDPAAR, from the coding sequence ATGCCCGTGTGGATCGACGGCGGCCCCCGGCGGTCGCGGCGCAGTCGTGTCGCCCGCGCCGCGCTCGTCGCGGCGGTGCCCGTCCTGGCCATCGGCGGAGTCCTGGCGGGAACGGGCGCCCTGCCCGAGACGACGCTGGTCGACGCACCGGGCGACGTCGCCCCGGGCGCCTCCGGCGGCCACGGCCGCGGCATGAGTCAGCTCGGCGCGCTCACCTACGCCAAACAGGGGTGGGACGCGCAGCGCATCCTGGCCTACTACTACCCGGGCACGAGCCTTGGGACCGTGCACACCGGGCTCCCGGTCACCGTCCGGCTCAGCGAGCGCAACCGCGTCGACGTGCTCGCGCCCGCCGGCGCCCTCGTCGGGGGCAAGCAGGTCGCGCCGGGGCAGGCCGTCAGCATCGACGGGACCACCGCGACGATCCGGCAGGGCTGCGGCGGGCAGGTGCTCGGCACCGTCGAGGCGCCGGACAGCACCGTCGGACCGCTGACGGCCGACCAGGGGGTCCCCAAGGACCAGGTCCTGCGCTTCTGCGGCGACAACGCGGGCTACCGGGGCAAGCTCGTGGCCCGCGGGGGCAACGTGCTCAACGTGGTGGGCATCGAGGACTACGTCCGCAGCGTGGTCCCCGTCGAGAACTCGCCCGGTTGGGCGGACCAGGGCGGCGTCGCCGCGCTGCAGGCGCAGGCGATCGCGGCGCGCTCCTACGTGCTCGTCCGCGGCGCCGAGCGGGGCGAGACCTTCGACGACACCCAGGCCTCCCAGGTGTACGGCGGCGTCGACAAGGAGGACCCGCGCACGGACGCCGTCATCGTCAGCACCTACGGGCTGGTGATGGCGAAGGACGGCCGCGTCTTCGAGACCGAGTACGGCGCTTCCCGCGCCGACGATCCCGCCGCCCGGTAG
- a CDS encoding VOC family protein: MALTLQMINLDCADVAGQAAFWSQALGVPVDENDGNAFMRTIGYANPALPRMMFLAVPEGKTVKNRLHLDLVADDRAAEVARLEGLGASTVREHDEWGFQWTVLQDPEGNEFCIAAAAGH; the protein is encoded by the coding sequence ATGGCCCTCACACTGCAGATGATCAACCTCGACTGCGCCGACGTCGCCGGACAGGCGGCGTTCTGGTCGCAGGCGCTCGGCGTGCCCGTCGACGAGAACGACGGTAACGCCTTCATGCGCACCATCGGCTACGCGAATCCCGCTCTGCCGCGGATGATGTTCCTCGCCGTGCCCGAGGGCAAGACCGTGAAGAACCGTCTGCACCTGGACCTCGTCGCGGACGACCGCGCCGCGGAGGTCGCCCGCCTCGAGGGGCTCGGCGCGTCGACGGTGCGCGAGCACGACGAGTGGGGCTTCCAGTGGACCGTGCTGCAGGACCCCGAGGGCAACGAGTTCTGCATCGCCGCCGCCGCGGGGCACTGA
- a CDS encoding MerR family transcriptional regulator, producing the protein MTIPGLMSIGMFSRATLLSVKQLRRYHEQGVLVPAAIDPATGYRHYDAAQVHDAAVLTRLRDLDVPLAAVARVLEARDPDVTREILAEHEATLRERRAGLERAIVALQDATAPVAHTPTHLREFEAVDVLEIAGTVEHARLPAFLDAAYSELEACAAASGLTVTGPSLAEYPSQVAEVEQVAALIPVSGPGAVTGRVRNRRLGRALCAVAVHHGSYERFDETYGQLGAWVARNATDARGSIIERYLVDPCAAANPADLRTEIWWPVEAAATKEN; encoded by the coding sequence GTGACCATACCGGGCCTCATGTCGATCGGGATGTTCTCGCGCGCAACCCTGCTCTCCGTCAAGCAGCTGCGGCGCTACCACGAGCAGGGCGTGCTGGTGCCCGCCGCGATCGACCCCGCGACGGGGTACCGGCACTACGACGCGGCGCAGGTGCACGACGCCGCGGTGCTCACCCGGCTGCGCGACCTCGACGTGCCACTGGCCGCCGTCGCGCGCGTGCTCGAGGCCCGCGACCCCGACGTGACCCGCGAGATCCTCGCCGAGCACGAGGCGACGCTCCGCGAGCGCCGCGCCGGCCTGGAGCGGGCCATCGTCGCGCTGCAAGACGCGACCGCCCCAGTCGCGCACACCCCGACCCACCTGCGCGAGTTCGAGGCGGTCGACGTGTTGGAGATCGCGGGCACCGTGGAGCACGCCCGCCTCCCCGCGTTCCTCGACGCCGCCTACTCCGAGCTGGAGGCGTGCGCCGCGGCGTCGGGCCTGACGGTGACCGGGCCCTCGCTGGCCGAGTACCCGTCGCAGGTCGCCGAGGTCGAGCAGGTGGCCGCGCTGATCCCCGTCTCCGGCCCCGGCGCGGTGACGGGGCGGGTGCGCAACCGGAGGCTGGGGCGCGCGCTCTGCGCCGTCGCCGTGCACCACGGCTCCTACGAGCGGTTCGACGAGACCTACGGCCAGCTCGGCGCGTGGGTGGCGCGTAACGCGACCGACGCGCGCGGCTCGATCATCGAGCGCTACCTCGTGGACCCCTGCGCCGCCGCGAATCCCGCGGACCTGCGCACCGAGATCTGGTGGCCCGTCGAGGCCGCCGCGACGAAGGAGAACTGA
- a CDS encoding ABC transporter ATP-binding protein gives MSMESVAWSTLYQGNRSLDAPSRRPSETLRRMGPFARPHRWRLTAFLLLSVVSALLAVATPLLAGRVVDRIVGGGPTSTVVEIAILIAVIAVVGAGVDLLSRWFSSRIGEGLIYQLRTAVFDHVQTMPVAFFTRTRTGALVSRLNNDVLGAQRAFSDTLAGVVTNVVTLALTLGVMLSISWQITLLALVLLPVFIIPSRSMGRRIAAMSRRAARHNASMSDQMTERFSAPGATLVKLYGRPEIESRAFATRAGAVRDIGVSTAMWRMTFVTILTLVSSLALALVYGLGGFYAIRGDLQAGAVVALALLLTRLYVPLTALANARVEVMTALVSFERVFEVLDLEPMVRDAPDARDIEKGPTELRFDGVDFAYPSAEKVSLASLEEVAQLDTRGGETVLHGIGFTAEPGSMVALVGSSGAGKSTIAQLATRLYDPDAGAITLNGVDLRDITARSLHSAVGLVTQDGHLFHDSIRANLLLANPDASEADIRDALRRARLDELIGHLPDGLDTVVGERGYRLSGGERQRLTIARLLLAQPSVVILDEATAHLDSTSEAAVQAALAEALADRTSLVIAHRLSTIRAADQILVLEEGRIVERGTHEALLARGGRYAELYRTQFADQAA, from the coding sequence ATGAGCATGGAATCGGTCGCGTGGAGCACGCTGTATCAAGGGAATCGGTCGCTCGACGCGCCGTCGCGCCGCCCGAGCGAGACGTTGCGCCGCATGGGCCCGTTCGCCCGCCCGCACCGCTGGCGCCTCACCGCGTTCCTGCTGCTCTCCGTCGTCTCCGCGCTGCTCGCGGTCGCTACTCCCCTGCTCGCGGGCAGGGTGGTCGACCGGATCGTCGGCGGCGGCCCGACGAGCACCGTCGTCGAGATCGCGATCCTCATCGCCGTCATCGCGGTCGTGGGCGCCGGCGTCGACCTGCTGTCCCGCTGGTTCTCCTCCCGCATCGGCGAGGGCCTCATCTACCAGCTGCGCACCGCGGTCTTCGACCACGTCCAGACGATGCCCGTCGCCTTCTTCACCCGCACCCGCACGGGCGCGCTGGTCAGCCGGCTCAACAACGACGTGCTCGGCGCGCAGCGCGCCTTCTCCGACACCCTCGCCGGCGTCGTGACCAACGTCGTGACGCTGGCGCTCACGCTGGGCGTCATGCTCAGCATCTCGTGGCAGATCACGCTGCTCGCGCTGGTGCTGCTGCCGGTTTTCATCATCCCGTCGCGCAGCATGGGCCGCAGGATCGCCGCCATGTCACGGCGCGCCGCCCGGCACAACGCATCCATGAGCGACCAGATGACCGAGCGCTTCTCCGCGCCCGGCGCGACCCTGGTGAAGCTGTACGGCCGGCCCGAGATCGAGTCACGGGCCTTCGCCACCCGCGCCGGGGCGGTCCGCGACATCGGCGTGAGCACGGCGATGTGGCGCATGACGTTCGTGACGATTCTGACGCTGGTCAGCTCGCTGGCTCTGGCGCTGGTCTACGGCCTCGGCGGCTTCTACGCGATCCGCGGCGATCTGCAGGCCGGCGCCGTCGTGGCCCTCGCGCTGCTGCTGACCCGGCTGTACGTGCCCCTGACCGCGCTCGCCAACGCGCGCGTCGAGGTGATGACCGCGCTGGTCTCCTTCGAGCGGGTCTTCGAGGTGCTGGACCTGGAGCCGATGGTGCGCGACGCTCCCGACGCGCGCGACATCGAGAAGGGCCCCACCGAGCTGCGGTTCGACGGCGTCGACTTCGCCTACCCCTCGGCCGAGAAGGTCTCGTTGGCATCGCTGGAGGAGGTCGCGCAGCTCGACACCCGCGGCGGCGAGACGGTGCTGCACGGGATCGGGTTCACCGCGGAGCCGGGCTCGATGGTCGCGCTGGTCGGCAGCTCCGGCGCCGGCAAGTCGACGATCGCGCAGCTCGCCACCCGCCTCTACGATCCCGACGCGGGCGCGATCACCCTGAACGGCGTGGACCTGCGCGACATCACCGCCCGGAGCCTGCATTCCGCCGTCGGCCTGGTGACGCAGGACGGCCACCTGTTCCACGACAGCATCCGCGCGAACCTCCTGCTCGCGAACCCGGACGCGTCCGAGGCGGACATCCGGGACGCGCTGCGCCGCGCCCGCCTCGACGAACTGATCGGGCACCTGCCCGACGGCCTCGACACCGTCGTCGGCGAGCGGGGCTACCGCCTGTCGGGCGGCGAGCGCCAGCGCCTCACCATCGCGCGACTACTGCTCGCGCAGCCCTCCGTCGTCATCCTCGACGAGGCCACGGCGCACCTGGATTCGACGTCCGAGGCCGCCGTGCAGGCGGCCCTCGCCGAGGCCCTGGCGGACCGCACGTCGCTGGTGATCGCGCACCGCCTCTCGACGATCCGCGCGGCCGACCAGATCCTCGTGCTGGAGGAGGGCCGCATCGTCGAGCGCGGCACGCACGAGGCCCTGCTGGCGCGCGGCGGACGCTACGCGGAGCTCTACCGCACGCAGTTCGCCGACCAGGCGGCCTGA
- the pta gene encoding phosphate acetyltransferase — protein sequence MAADRAPKTTSIYIASPEGDTGKSTIALGAMNLLTSTGWTIGVFRPIPRSTGEQRDYILELLIEQATAELDYEECVGVSYEQVHEDPDAAIAEIVNRFHAVSDKCDFVLVLGSDYTDVTTPTELSFNARIAANLGSSILLAVKALDRTPEQVVAVAEQSMAEIRANHAHTASIIANRCAPQQLEAVCEALKADTGLPVWVLPEEPVLTAPTMGELMEAMEGKLLWGDPELLSREAMSVLVAGMTAEHSLERITEGVAVIAAGDRSEVLLAMVTAHRANGFPSLAGIILNGGYMPHPMTAALVDGLKPNVPIIAVEHGTYETARLAAKTRGRVGPGSERKVDLAIALTEKYVVSDALLEALQVSNPGVVTPQMFEYNLIARARADRKRIVLPEGGDDRILRAAGRLLQREVADLTILGQESRVRARAAELGVDLGNTAVIDPKRATDLVDRFAQAYYELRKHKGMTLERAAEAVVDVSYFGTMMVHLGMADGMVSGAAHTTAHTIRPSFEIIKTKPGVSTVSSIFLMCLADKVLAYGDCAVVPDPSETQLADIAISSAQTAAQFGIDPRVAMLSYSTGESGTGADVDKVRAATALVRERSPELLVEGPIQYDAAVDPGVAASKMPDSAVAGKATVLVFPDLNTGNNTYKAVQRSAGAVAIGPVLQGLNAPINDLSRGALVEDIVNTVAITAIQAQAFAAERAAGEGRA from the coding sequence ATGGCCGCGGATCGAGCACCGAAGACGACCAGCATCTACATCGCCTCCCCCGAGGGCGACACGGGCAAGTCCACCATCGCGCTCGGCGCGATGAATCTCCTCACGTCCACCGGGTGGACGATCGGCGTGTTCCGGCCGATCCCCCGCTCGACGGGCGAGCAGCGCGACTACATCCTCGAGTTGCTCATCGAGCAGGCCACGGCCGAGCTCGACTACGAGGAGTGCGTCGGCGTCAGTTACGAGCAGGTGCACGAGGATCCGGACGCCGCGATCGCCGAGATCGTGAACCGGTTCCACGCCGTCTCGGACAAGTGCGACTTCGTGCTGGTGCTGGGCTCCGACTACACGGACGTGACCACGCCGACGGAGCTGTCGTTCAACGCACGCATCGCCGCCAACCTGGGCTCGTCGATCCTGCTCGCCGTGAAGGCGCTCGACCGCACGCCCGAGCAGGTCGTCGCCGTCGCCGAGCAGTCGATGGCGGAGATCCGGGCCAACCACGCCCACACGGCGTCGATCATCGCGAACCGGTGTGCCCCGCAGCAGCTCGAGGCCGTGTGCGAGGCGCTCAAGGCCGACACCGGCCTGCCCGTGTGGGTGCTGCCCGAGGAGCCGGTGCTCACCGCGCCCACGATGGGCGAGCTGATGGAGGCGATGGAGGGCAAGCTTCTCTGGGGCGACCCGGAGCTGCTCTCCCGCGAGGCCATGTCCGTGCTCGTCGCGGGCATGACCGCCGAGCACAGCCTGGAGCGGATCACTGAGGGCGTGGCCGTGATCGCCGCGGGCGACCGCTCGGAGGTGCTGCTCGCGATGGTCACCGCGCACCGGGCCAACGGCTTCCCGTCGCTGGCCGGGATCATCCTCAACGGCGGGTACATGCCGCACCCGATGACCGCGGCGCTGGTCGACGGCCTCAAGCCCAACGTGCCGATCATCGCCGTCGAGCACGGGACGTACGAGACGGCGCGGCTGGCGGCGAAGACCCGCGGCCGCGTGGGGCCCGGCTCGGAGCGCAAGGTGGACCTCGCGATCGCGCTCACCGAGAAGTACGTCGTCTCGGACGCGCTGCTGGAGGCCCTGCAGGTCTCCAATCCGGGCGTCGTGACCCCGCAGATGTTCGAGTACAACCTCATCGCCCGGGCCCGCGCCGACCGCAAGCGCATCGTGCTGCCCGAGGGCGGCGACGACCGCATCCTCCGCGCCGCCGGCCGCCTGCTGCAGCGCGAGGTGGCCGACCTGACGATCCTCGGCCAGGAGTCGCGCGTGCGGGCCCGCGCCGCCGAGCTGGGCGTCGACCTCGGGAACACCGCCGTGATCGACCCCAAGCGCGCGACCGACCTCGTCGACAGGTTCGCGCAGGCCTACTACGAGCTGCGCAAGCACAAGGGGATGACGCTCGAGCGCGCCGCCGAGGCCGTGGTGGACGTCAGCTACTTCGGCACGATGATGGTGCATCTCGGCATGGCCGACGGCATGGTCTCGGGCGCGGCGCACACCACCGCGCACACCATCCGGCCGTCCTTCGAGATCATCAAGACCAAGCCGGGGGTCTCGACGGTGTCGTCGATCTTCCTGATGTGCCTGGCCGACAAGGTGCTCGCCTACGGCGACTGCGCCGTGGTGCCCGACCCGTCGGAGACGCAGCTGGCCGACATCGCCATCTCCTCGGCGCAGACCGCCGCCCAGTTCGGAATCGATCCGCGGGTCGCGATGCTCTCCTACTCGACGGGCGAGTCCGGCACCGGCGCCGACGTCGACAAGGTGCGCGCCGCCACCGCGCTCGTCCGCGAGCGATCGCCGGAACTGTTGGTGGAGGGCCCGATCCAGTACGACGCGGCCGTCGATCCCGGTGTCGCCGCGTCGAAGATGCCCGACTCCGCGGTCGCCGGCAAGGCCACGGTGCTGGTCTTCCCCGACCTGAACACGGGCAACAACACCTACAAGGCCGTCCAGCGCTCCGCAGGCGCCGTCGCGATCGGCCCGGTGCTGCAGGGCCTCAACGCCCCGATCAACGACCTCTCGCGCGGCGCGCTGGTCGAGGACATCGTCAACACCGTCGCCATCACCGCGATCCAGGCCCAGGCCTTCGCGGCGGAGCGCGCCGCGGGAGAGGGGCGGGCATGA
- the fgd gene encoding glucose-6-phosphate dehydrogenase (coenzyme-F420), with protein MAKLQLGYKASAEQFGPRELVEIAVAAEAAGMDSVAVSDHFQPWRVNGGHAPFSLAWMAAVGERTERVKIGTSVMTPTFRYNPAVIAQAFASMACMYPDRIFLGAGTGEALNEYATGFQGEWPEFKERFARLRESVRLMRELWSGEITNFEGDYYHTKDAVLFDIPEKPVPVYIAAGGPVVAKYAGRVGDGMICTSGKGMELYTDKLIPAAQEGSGLAGRDFDALDKMIEIKISYDPDPELALENTRFWAPLSLTAEQKHSVNSSAEMERLADELPIEQVAKRWIVASDPDEAVAAVKQYVDAGLNHLVFHAPGHDQRRFLDNFQRDLEPRLRALG; from the coding sequence ATGGCGAAGTTGCAGCTGGGGTACAAGGCATCGGCGGAGCAGTTCGGGCCCCGCGAATTGGTGGAGATCGCGGTCGCGGCGGAGGCCGCGGGCATGGACTCGGTCGCGGTGAGCGACCACTTCCAGCCGTGGCGCGTGAACGGCGGCCACGCCCCGTTCTCCCTCGCCTGGATGGCCGCCGTCGGCGAGCGGACCGAGCGGGTGAAGATCGGCACCTCGGTGATGACGCCGACGTTCCGCTACAACCCCGCGGTGATCGCGCAGGCCTTCGCGAGCATGGCGTGCATGTACCCGGACCGCATCTTCCTCGGCGCCGGCACGGGCGAGGCGCTCAACGAGTACGCCACGGGCTTCCAGGGCGAGTGGCCCGAGTTCAAGGAGCGCTTCGCGCGGCTGCGCGAGTCCGTGCGGCTCATGCGCGAGCTGTGGTCCGGCGAGATCACGAATTTCGAGGGCGACTACTACCACACCAAGGATGCCGTCCTCTTCGACATCCCGGAGAAGCCGGTGCCGGTGTACATCGCGGCGGGCGGCCCCGTCGTGGCCAAGTACGCGGGCCGCGTGGGCGACGGCATGATCTGCACGTCCGGCAAGGGCATGGAGCTCTACACCGACAAGCTCATCCCGGCCGCACAGGAGGGATCGGGCCTCGCGGGCCGCGACTTCGACGCGCTCGACAAGATGATCGAGATCAAGATCAGCTACGACCCGGATCCCGAGCTGGCGCTGGAGAACACGCGCTTCTGGGCGCCGCTCTCGCTCACCGCGGAGCAGAAGCACTCGGTGAACTCGAGCGCCGAGATGGAGCGCCTCGCCGACGAGCTGCCCATCGAGCAGGTCGCCAAGCGGTGGATCGTCGCCTCCGATCCCGACGAGGCAGTGGCCGCCGTGAAACAGTACGTCGACGCCGGGCTCAACCACCTCGTCTTCCACGCCCCGGGCCACGATCAGCGTCGGTTCCTGGACAACTTCCAGCGCGATCTCGAGCCCCGCCTGCGCGCGCTCGGCTGA
- a CDS encoding acetate kinase, with product MSAVAGTVLVLNSGSSSLKYQLLHPETGEVVHGGIVERIGETEVPDHKAALRQVFEEFAGRGLDLTDGAGSPAGIAAVGHRVVHGGRSFHSPTLIDDHVLAEIRRLSSLAPLHNPANAQGIEVARELLPGVKQVAVFDTAFFFDLPPAAATYAIDRELAAEHALRRYGFHGTSHEYVSQQAAAFLGRPTSEVDQIVLHLGNGASASAVRGGRAVDTSMGLTPLEGLVMGTRSGDVDPGLVLHLGRSLGMSIDQIDDLLNRRSGLKGLAGENDFRALGALIEQGDEHAKLAYDVYIHRLRRYIGAYLVDLGGADAITFTAGVGENAAQVRADALAGLERFGIVVDPARNTGRVTEPTRISPDEAPVAVLVVPTNEELAIAREAAAL from the coding sequence ATGAGCGCCGTCGCGGGAACCGTCCTGGTCCTCAACTCCGGCTCGTCGTCGCTGAAGTACCAACTGCTGCACCCGGAGACGGGTGAGGTGGTGCACGGCGGCATCGTCGAGCGGATCGGCGAGACCGAGGTGCCCGACCACAAGGCCGCGCTGCGGCAGGTCTTCGAGGAGTTCGCCGGCCGCGGGCTCGACCTCACCGACGGTGCCGGCAGCCCGGCCGGGATCGCCGCCGTCGGCCACCGGGTCGTGCACGGCGGCCGCTCCTTCCACTCGCCCACGCTCATCGACGATCACGTGCTCGCCGAGATCCGGCGCCTCAGTTCGCTGGCGCCGCTGCACAACCCGGCGAACGCGCAGGGTATCGAGGTGGCGCGGGAGCTGCTGCCGGGGGTGAAGCAGGTGGCGGTGTTCGACACCGCCTTCTTCTTCGACCTCCCGCCCGCGGCCGCCACGTACGCGATCGACCGGGAGCTCGCCGCCGAGCACGCACTGCGCCGCTACGGTTTCCACGGCACGTCGCACGAGTACGTCTCGCAGCAGGCCGCGGCCTTCCTCGGCCGGCCGACGTCCGAGGTGGACCAGATCGTGCTGCACCTGGGCAACGGCGCCTCCGCCTCGGCGGTCCGCGGCGGCCGCGCCGTCGACACGTCGATGGGCCTGACGCCGCTCGAGGGCCTCGTCATGGGCACCCGCAGCGGCGACGTCGACCCGGGACTGGTACTGCACCTGGGCCGCTCGCTCGGCATGAGCATCGACCAGATCGACGACCTGCTCAACCGCCGCTCCGGGCTCAAGGGCCTCGCCGGGGAGAACGACTTCCGCGCGCTGGGCGCCCTCATCGAGCAGGGCGACGAGCACGCGAAGCTCGCCTACGACGTGTACATCCACCGCCTCCGCCGCTACATCGGTGCCTACCTCGTCGACCTCGGCGGGGCCGACGCGATCACCTTCACCGCCGGTGTCGGCGAGAACGCCGCGCAGGTGCGGGCCGACGCCCTCGCCGGACTGGAGCGCTTCGGCATCGTCGTCGATCCCGCGCGCAACACCGGTCGCGTCACCGAGCCCACCCGCATCTCGCCGGACGAGGCCCCCGTGGCCGTGCTCGTGGTCCCGACCAACGAGGAGCTGGCGATCGCCCGCGAGGCAGCGGCACTCTGA
- a CDS encoding nucleoside deaminase, whose product MTVSAPTAADLPYLRRCVDLARAALDDADEPFGSLLVHEGGIVFEDRNRVSGGDATRHPEFEIARWAAEHLAPAERAAAVTYTSGEHCAMCSAAHAWVGLGRIVYAGSTEQLVAWHAEWGVAPSPVAPLPIHAVAPTVPVAGPEPSLADELRILHARAAGVDA is encoded by the coding sequence ATGACCGTCTCCGCCCCCACCGCCGCCGATCTGCCGTACCTGCGCCGCTGCGTCGACCTCGCCCGCGCCGCCCTCGACGACGCGGACGAGCCCTTCGGCTCGCTGCTCGTCCACGAGGGCGGGATCGTCTTCGAGGACCGCAACCGGGTCTCGGGCGGCGACGCGACGCGGCACCCCGAGTTCGAGATCGCTCGCTGGGCGGCCGAGCATCTTGCGCCCGCGGAGCGCGCCGCTGCGGTGACCTACACGTCGGGCGAGCACTGCGCGATGTGCAGCGCCGCGCACGCCTGGGTAGGGCTCGGCCGCATCGTCTATGCGGGGAGCACGGAGCAGTTGGTCGCCTGGCACGCGGAATGGGGCGTCGCCCCGTCCCCGGTCGCGCCGCTGCCGATCCACGCCGTCGCGCCGACGGTGCCGGTGGCGGGCCCGGAGCCCTCCCTCGCCGACGAGCTGCGCATCCTGCACGCCCGCGCGGCGGGCGTCGACGCGTGA